The stretch of DNA ATGATCAAATCTGAAGCCCTTGAATGGAGTAATCACAATATTGAGGATGTATTTTTATGTCGTTGatcattttaattgatattagccTATGTATTTTTGTTTCAATAATTATGCTAAGGTTTTTAGCCTATTAGTTATTCTTTAGCCTATTAGTTATTCTTGGCCTTTTAGTTGTAGTAATAATTTCGACACAACATTGATGGATAAATCACGATATTTGATgttggaggatgtgttcatatggATGATCAAATCTGAAGCTCTTGAATGGAGTAATCACCATATTGAGGATGTATTTTTATGTCGTTGATCATTTTaattagcctatctatttttgttCCAATAATTATGCTAAAAATTTTAGCCTATTAGTTATTCTCGGCCTTTTAGTTGTAGTAATAATTTCGACACAACATTGATGGATAAATCTTACAAGAAAAACAAAaccatcaaatgataattaaatttgaaatggagagacacgtattcaatgtattcaattactatattagtcttacttcatTCACTTTGTTAGCCTATTTTTCTCTTACCTATTGAAGGAGAAAAACTTGACCGTCTTTGGTAAATTGGCGGTAAAGAAACTCATCAATCTTCTGAGCACCAATATCTTGAAGTTACATAATACATAACCCATGTATAAGTATTAATCATTGATTTCTATATAAACAAATGATGTCTATATACATATAATTAGACTATTTAGTTTGAGTATGTTGAATTGAGAATGCAAATCATTACTGAATTTACGAGTCAGCATAAATCATGAATCATCAGAGCAATGAGCAACATCATCCGTTCACCATATACATTCAAAAAAACTCTCTATTAAATTCTTAAATCCCATTAATTTACTAGGTTGTTAATAGGGGAGAACAAGAGTTATTCatgattagattttttttttgtatctcTTACAAAGACCCACATTTTAACGACAAATACAATGCCTCTATTCGGCTATTCCCCACTaatctcttattattattattattgttattattatttttttttttttttttattattattattattttttttttatagggaggtgcgcagctttcattaaaataaaaataaaagtttacatgaaattggtggggagccgagatacaatctgagctcccacacccttagcaatagcaaagctaagtctagtaaaaatgtaagcggccacccgagcccccgcatcctgagataccgagaatttctggatccgcttgagcaaggcaacaacatccgaacccagctccccaagtgaagagaaagggaagggtaagaaaccataacccgctaccgcacacaaatccccatacttagcacactttcgctgagcagcatcagcgacaacccggcccggcCCAAAATCTGCCAACCCAGTCCGAGTCAAGGGTGAAAaacctgtcaggtcgacgcacacatcacgccccctgtcccaagaataaagcaataaatccgcgggacgaagagagccaccatgtccatcaaccaaaccgatatcaacctccttcccgcagaatacggatctatagcagacgtcgaaaagagtgtcccggacaaggttatgccgatgtttaacgcccacagtaccagtacaagaaacaacgtggtccccaaaaacatcctcagcaaaaacccgagagcaagccggacagggcctagattattattattattattattgttgttgttgttgttgttgttgttgttgttgttgttgtttatatTACCGTGTTATTATGTTCAATCTCATAATTTCCATCCTATTTTATCGCATACAATGTTTCcaaatcaaaatctgttttatacaAGTAGTATTAACAGAAAAGGGAAATTTGTATAGGacccgtgatttttcacgggtttcaaaactagttgagtatttaaaaacttatgcccactttttattttatgtcaatgcaattaattacttaaagtttattgattaaactttaattaattaactaagtgtttgtgaacgtaatgaaatgaacggaAACGAAAACTGCAAAGACACgcggttttgaagtggttcagcttcacacgtcgaagcctacgtccactattctcgattaataattttagtacctttctccggattacaaaattatcaacccaactcgtataactaactctagttataagtcaatttgaatatcactagatattcgatttgactatctttaGTTTCTAAGAAAGCatttgattgttcttctaagtgttcacacagtttgaacgagtaagaaacaatatgaagtactattatcttataacgtaaccttaagaataatatgcaaattaaagagcacgacttttcgtaaagattttcaaatgcaaaacaataaaagaaCTGATTAGAAATAAACTCAAAATTATTTGCAAGGAAttttgtatttcgaaaagcttatttTTAATGAACAACTatcatgtgtatttatagtagagaggaagATTAGGGTTTAAATCGAAACCCTTATGGATGCCGTGAGATAGATAGATTATTTCGCAAGAAAAATAAATCTTATCTCTTCCTTAATTTAATCCATGAGATAATTTAACTTTagcaaataagataaaagtagaTCTTATCTTACCTTAATTTAATCTCTATGATtttcagataagtaaacaaattaaatcaaatatatatttaAGATATGAGAATATCTTGTTAACATATTATTAGATTAAATTGGATAGAttacttgtactagaggactCACGAAACCAAGACGACTCAAGGCCGTGTGGCCGAACCCTTGGCCGTGTCCAGCTAGGTAGAAAATCCACTCCTTGGATTGGGGTTAGGTCAAATaatctagcaaaccctaggtagcatgacacccataagccgttttactaaccaatagagaaatgcaaattattcattataacaacccatattttatctctatcttttttttttgatgacgagggggttgagtcccccccccccaggcccatgcattcccgcaccaccacatggaccatgtaagccacccccttcgggggctgcagtggccaagtgatcatcgccccagctggtagtctatCTTTTGAAACacatttgaagaattttatcttttgaaaatgattttaaaattattaaaatcgtgccataaaattgctactcaaagttatagtagaaacagctataaccttaagtctggtaagtaaagttataggtgaaatagctataactttactttcccaatattTCTTCTTAAGATACAGTtactagatgaagacctatactagctaatctttctggagatcttcagtaaaggatcttctctttatcttgatcataagctcttcatcttaagcttgttatagacttgatcaagcctttttgcttgagtgatcataatacttgaaacttgttacagttactatgacgctttaagaatcttcaatgttatagctcaagctgctataacattacttgaacgatgtttcacaaatcttcaatgttatagccaaggatgctataacattacttgctaaacttgtaaacctaagtcaatctaacaaagactaaacaaacgattacgagcaagagtatatataaaacgaagcacacacttgtcattatcaaaacttaatcatatatctatatggtccaacaggtGTTAAAGTTAACATAGTAGCATTTACCTGTTTCAAAAGTTTCCCACTCTGAAAATATTCTATAACCCCTGCTTCAACATCTTTTCGAATAACCTCATATGCATCTTTGAAAAACTGGCTGGAGAAGCCATCAGGGCCAGGGGTCTTAGTAGCAGGAATGGAGAATAATGCCTCTTTAACCTCTTGTGGAATAACAGGTTGCAATAAGAGACAAGCACGAGCATCATTTACAGTTTTACCATTTCTTATAGTTGGATAATGTACTTTCTTTACTGATTTATGAGTGCCCAACAGATTACCATAATACTCCAGAAAGGCAGTCTTTATGCCATCCAAAGTAGTCTGCATATTACTATTCATATCCTCTATAGACAGCACCCTATTCAACATTCTTCTTTCCTTCATATGACTATGAAAGTACTGAGAATTACTGTCTCCCTCCTTCAACCAATGCACCTTAGCTTTCTGATCTAAGAAACTATCTCTAGCTTCAGACAAGCCTCTATACACCTGACCAGCCATTCGTTCATCCTCCTGTAGAAGTAAATTTTTTGGATCCCCATGAAGGGCAATCTGAGCATTCCTTAGTTGCAGCTGAGCCAATTGAGCACTCATCTCCACATTAGCAAAAGCATTTTTGTTTATCAATTAATATTCGAATATTAATATTCGAATATTAATTGATAATGATGTTTTGCTGTCGGTATTTGCAAAAAGACTCTTAAACAATAAGAGTCCATATAAAATGGCTAATATTTATTCTTAGCAACATCATACACGGAGTATTAAATTAGATAAAAGCGGAAATTAAGAATAATTATGTAtttataatttttaaaaaatatataaattcgTATTTCAACTTTATTTCGATATGAAACTCATATAAATTCGACTCATACAAACCCGTAATTTCCAAACACGAATTAGACTTGAACTATCTTATACTGAAACTTAAAATGACCGAATACGTAATCTGACCAATCGACTTGTCTTTACTTTTACATCTAATGTTTACATGTAATTATTTGCATATCATAATAATATGTATTAATATAAAAACGATCCGGTATAAAATTGACTATATTAATGTAAACTATAAATTATGTATTATAAAAGTGGTGCTAACTCGCTAAGTAAAAATCAGTTGCCATTAAGGTAACACTATTTGAAATAGTCGAAATGTTTCAACacaaaaatgaaagtaaaaaaaatGACGCACACGTTTCTCATACTTTCAATGTCATTTACTCATTTGTCTCAAAGCTTTCCTTATCTCAAAActctaagggggtgtttggttgaaaCTGTAATACTACGCTTTGGAGttttggtactcggtcgagtgggaggGGAACTCGACCAAGTGGGCCTTACTCGGCCGATTGTGACTGGTCGAGTGAGTGGTTGGAGTTGGGATGGTTACTGTTTTggagttactcgaccgagtaggtggtgcactcggtcgagtaatggttactcggtcaagtgagatgtagtactcgaccgagtggcgggTATGGGAAAACGTTTTTCTGCAGTTTGATTAAAGTGATTAGAGAGGTTATAAAACATTTCTTTCAGTTTCTTAAACGTCATTTTTAAATCTACACACATTTCTTATACTCTccctaatcaccctaatcatcaACAAAGCAAGGTTTTGGCATTTTTGGGCATTCTGGTTTCTCATTTTCGTGCCAATCGCGTTGTAAGTCTCGATCTCTGTTCTTTTCACTTTATGTTTCCTTTAAGCCTAATTTGGGTTGATTAGGAGAATTGATAGCATTTGTTATAGAATTGTTGCAGTAATTGTAATTGTATCGTTTATATAGGTGACGATTTCGTAAAGGAGCATTTCTAGTTGATTTGCGTGCTAGTCGAAtttgcgaataaggtagggtttctctaatTAGTATGATTATAtgattaattatgagatatttgtGTTTACATGATGTGTGATTTACATTACTGTGATTATTGTTGAATTGTGGATGATGATGGAGTTATGGTTGAGATTGTGAAGCCATGTCGGGGATCTTCACATTTAGgatctgggttcgctcgttgtGATGAGCGGGCTTTTGATGACTAGTGGTGCGGTCTGGCATTGGTAGGGGttggttacctgttgcgatgggaaccATTGGTATCTGCGCTGCGGTTGAGACACAGGCTACTATGTAGTTCGGGGTTTATGGAGTTGTGTTGGTTTGTTcatatgagttatatgtgattgtcAAATCTTGTGATTAATCGTATAGTTGTACTGACCTTCGTATGTTTTCAAAAATGTGGTGAACCATTTGATATTGCCGGCAAACGAGTTGCAGTGAGTTTAGCAGGTATTGATGATTGAGCTTGTTAGCGGGATTGGATGGAACACCTGACGAGTCATTTGTTTGTAGCTCCCGCTGAGTTTAGTAACAGTTATTTCATTTTGAATATTGAGTTGTGTTTCATTTTGGAGTTAGAAATCTTGTAATCGTTTTATCGTTgtttactttaataaatgtttctttatggtcGATTTAATATGTActaccttgggcaaccgagatagtaacgTCCCTATTTGCTACGGTATGCCTCGGTAAATACTTTTTGGTAAATGGGGGTGTCACACAAACTTTTGGAATGGATTCAAcccattccaatgtttggttggaaCATTTTGGAATAGAGTTAGATATATGATGGATTCCAACTCTATTCCAATCacttggaatctcatacccacctctCCTACCAAGTTTCCAAGTCCATTCCACCCATCACATTATTATTCTCATTCCCGGATTGAACCAAATAACTTTGAACATGTATGAGATTCTAACTCCATACCTCCTTGGAGTtgaaatccattccattccattcctaaTATTTGAAACAAACGACCCTAAGAGAAAGGAACCCAACAAAATCCCAAAACAAAGTCCACCTATCGCACTATCACTCTGCCACCCTCTGATGTTACTCGGGCAACCCTATAACGCTACTCTGACCATCTTTTTCTACTTATATCTGGGCAAGTTTTTTTAATATCTGAACCCAAATTCTTGTCCCCTTTTCTCTAATCGTACTGTCAATTAAGCTTTTAATTTCCCTTTCACTAGAACAATCATTTTGTTGGAATACCATCCTCTTATTTATGAGTATAATTTTGAAATGTTGCTATTATtgtaataatactccgtatttccactcgaccgagtggagtgtaCACGGTCGAGTGGCATGTACCGAGTGGTTTGAGTCGTGTCATAAAGTTCCAGAAATGATCTACTCGGTGTTGGCTCGGTCGAGTGGGCTGGTTCAGCAAGAAGTTGACGATTTCTTTTTATTTTAAACCAAGGGTTTATTTATATTCTTAATCAGTTTTCTAAACCTCATGTTAGAACCTGCATCATTTCTTAAGCTTCCCTAAACTCATTTCTCTTCTTCTAATCATAAATTGGGGGAAAGTAGATAGGTAAGATTGATTGTGATAGAATAGGTAGTAATTATATGTAATTACTAATGTAGGTGACGGTTTCATGAATGATTGCTATTGAGATTGCTTTTGTCGTGCTCggatttgcgaaaaggtagggtttccctactcagatATTGGTGTACATGTAATCTTACTTGATATTGCCATGATGGATCGTTGATAATGATGATATAGTGTGATGTTGATTATTGAATATGAATTGTGTTGTTGATTGGTGGTTGAGGAGTCAATTGGGAGATTGAATCCGCACGGGACCGCTCCTTGTGGTCTTCCCACCCACAATTGGGGGGAGGGGGGAGGGGGGAGGGGGGAGTGCACATTAATGGTCTGGGTTTCGCGGGATGAACCTGTGATCATAGCTAACACCGCGAGAAGGCGGAAGCAATCTGTGACTGTAGTAGGCGGAAGCAATCAAGTTATAGATCTCGAAGAGTtaattaatttgaaaaaaaaaattagtc from Silene latifolia isolate original U9 population chromosome 10, ASM4854445v1, whole genome shotgun sequence encodes:
- the LOC141608061 gene encoding uncharacterized protein LOC141608061, with the protein product MSAQLAQLQLRNAQIALHGDPKNLLLQEDERMAGQVYRGLSEARDSFLDQKAKVHWLKEGDSNSQYFHSHMKERRMLNRVLSIEDMNSNMQTTLDGIKTAFLEYYGNLLGTHKSVKKVHYPTIRNGKTVNDARACLLLQPVIPQEVKEALFSIPATKTPGPDGFSSQFFKDAYEVIRKDVEAGVIEYFQSGKLLKQRLN